Proteins from a genomic interval of Methanofollis formosanus:
- a CDS encoding helix-turn-helix domain-containing protein: MNSELRKQLAEKMAGEITLSDSPGKALKKWRMSFGIPQGVLSERLGVSPSVISDYEGGRRKSPGTAVVGKIVDTILSIDEENGGKYIQRFSRILYNAFDDDDVIYDIHDYASSVPLTEFAEAVEARRLCGSEDLSIFGYTVVNSLNAIMQLSSNEFNRIYGWSTERALIFTNVSTGKSPLVAIRVTPFKPRCIFLQGLEVEQVHPLVPKLAERDRITVLCTSMDVEEIVSTLREKEW, from the coding sequence ATGAACTCCGAACTGCGTAAGCAGCTTGCCGAGAAGATGGCGGGTGAGATTACGCTCTCGGACTCACCGGGAAAAGCCCTGAAAAAATGGCGCATGAGCTTCGGCATTCCCCAGGGAGTGCTCTCCGAGCGGCTCGGCGTCTCTCCCTCGGTCATCTCCGACTACGAGGGAGGCAGGCGCAAAAGTCCCGGGACCGCCGTGGTCGGCAAGATCGTCGACACCATCCTCTCCATCGACGAGGAGAACGGCGGAAAATACATCCAGCGATTCTCCAGGATCCTCTACAACGCCTTTGACGACGACGACGTCATCTACGACATCCACGACTACGCATCCTCAGTCCCGCTGACCGAGTTTGCGGAGGCCGTGGAGGCGCGAAGACTGTGCGGATCAGAAGACCTCTCGATCTTCGGGTACACCGTGGTCAACAGCCTCAACGCGATCATGCAACTCTCCTCCAACGAGTTCAACCGCATCTACGGCTGGAGCACCGAACGTGCGCTCATCTTCACCAATGTCTCGACCGGGAAGTCCCCGCTGGTGGCGATCAGAGTGACCCCCTTCAAACCGCGGTGCATCTTCCTGCAAGGACTCGAAGTCGAGCAGGTCCACCCTCTGGTCCCGAAACTGGCGGAACGGGACCGTATCACCGTTCTCTGTACATCGATGGACGTCGAAGAAATCGTGAGCACATTGAGGGAAAAAGAATGGTAG
- a CDS encoding hydroxymethylglutaryl-CoA synthase → MVGIISYGAYIPRFRIKVEEIARVWGDNPKDISGGLGVQEKSVPDLDEDTATIAVEATRNALLRRDVDRDGIGAIYVGSESHPYAVKPTAATVGAAIGATPVMTAADYEFACKAGTAAVQTCMGLVGSEMVTYGIAVGADVAQGAPGDALEYTAAAGGCAMVIGSKDPIAEINHTCSFTTDTPDFWRREGQAYPRHGGRFTGDPGYFKHVQGAARMMLEQMGTSPSDYDYAVFHQPNAKFPSRVAGMLGFTKEQIKPGLVVPRLGNTYSGASMVGLAATLDVAEPGDRIFVTSFGSGAGSDAFDITVTDLIADTTVFDRAAAPSVEDLLANPIYLDYAQYAKHKGKIMVQK, encoded by the coding sequence ATGGTAGGCATCATCAGTTATGGGGCATACATCCCCAGGTTCAGGATCAAGGTCGAGGAGATCGCCCGGGTCTGGGGGGACAACCCCAAGGACATCTCCGGCGGTCTCGGCGTTCAGGAGAAGTCGGTCCCCGACCTCGACGAAGACACCGCAACCATCGCCGTCGAGGCGACCAGAAACGCACTCCTCAGAAGAGACGTCGACCGTGACGGCATCGGCGCAATCTATGTCGGTTCCGAGTCCCACCCGTACGCCGTCAAACCGACGGCGGCGACCGTCGGCGCGGCCATCGGGGCGACCCCGGTGATGACCGCGGCCGACTACGAGTTTGCATGCAAGGCCGGCACCGCCGCCGTTCAGACCTGCATGGGTCTGGTCGGGAGCGAGATGGTGACATACGGCATCGCCGTCGGCGCCGACGTCGCCCAGGGCGCGCCCGGCGACGCCCTCGAGTACACCGCCGCGGCCGGCGGGTGCGCGATGGTCATCGGCTCGAAAGATCCGATCGCCGAGATCAACCACACCTGCTCCTTCACCACCGACACCCCGGACTTCTGGCGCCGGGAAGGGCAGGCGTACCCCCGCCACGGCGGACGGTTCACCGGCGACCCCGGCTACTTCAAGCACGTCCAGGGCGCGGCCAGGATGATGCTCGAACAGATGGGGACCTCGCCCTCCGACTACGACTACGCCGTCTTCCACCAGCCGAACGCGAAGTTCCCCTCCCGCGTCGCCGGCATGCTCGGGTTCACGAAAGAGCAGATCAAACCCGGCCTCGTCGTGCCGCGCCTTGGCAACACCTACTCGGGCGCCTCGATGGTCGGGCTTGCGGCGACCCTCGACGTCGCCGAACCGGGCGACCGGATCTTCGTCACCTCCTTCGGCTCGGGTGCGGGCAGCGACGCCTTCGACATCACGGTCACCGACCTGATCGCGGACACCACCGTCTTCGACCGGGCGGCGGCGCCGTCGGTGGAAGACCTCCTCGCCAACCCGATCTATCTCGACTATGCACAGTATGCCAAGCACAAGGGTAAGATCATGGTGCAAAAATGA
- a CDS encoding DUF120 domain-containing protein, translating into MDAGDLQCLKVVALMGGLRSSAWMSSQSLANALNISPQTASRRLKALEAAGLITRTVRTDGQYVAVAPAGEEELRREYSAYSRIFSPEGGYYVLKGAVISGLGEGRYYIDHPQYRDQFIEKLGFNAYPGTLNVRLDPESVRMKRRLEALVWIGIEGFEADGRSFGSARCLPCRIGECPAAIIEPGRSHYPEEIIEIISPAPLRETFGLHDNDIVSVEVTHD; encoded by the coding sequence ATGGATGCAGGAGATCTCCAGTGCCTGAAGGTCGTTGCGCTCATGGGCGGTCTGCGGAGTTCTGCCTGGATGTCTTCGCAGTCTCTGGCCAATGCCCTGAACATCAGCCCTCAGACGGCCTCCCGCCGCCTCAAGGCTCTCGAAGCGGCCGGGTTGATCACGCGCACGGTCAGGACCGACGGGCAGTACGTGGCCGTCGCCCCTGCCGGAGAGGAAGAACTCAGGCGCGAGTACTCGGCGTACTCGCGGATCTTCTCGCCGGAAGGCGGGTACTATGTCCTGAAAGGGGCGGTGATCAGCGGCCTCGGCGAGGGACGCTACTACATCGACCATCCCCAGTACCGGGACCAATTCATCGAAAAACTCGGGTTCAACGCCTATCCGGGCACGCTCAATGTGCGCCTCGACCCGGAGAGTGTCCGGATGAAGCGCCGTCTCGAGGCCCTGGTCTGGATCGGGATCGAGGGTTTCGAGGCCGACGGCCGGTCGTTCGGGAGCGCACGATGCCTGCCGTGCCGGATCGGCGAGTGCCCGGCCGCGATCATCGAGCCCGGACGGAGTCATTATCCTGAAGAGATCATCGAGATCATCTCGCCGGCACCGCTGCGCGAGACCTTTGGTCTGCATGACAACGATATTGTTAGTGTGGAGGTAACCCATGATTGA